The sequence TTAATTTGGAAGCAATAGCAATATTAAGTACTCTTATCAAAAAGAATCCTGCAATTGCAGAAGACGCACTGTATGCAATTTCCATTATACGCAAGTTGGAACGTATTGGTGATCAGGTAAAAAATATTGCTGAAGAAATAATATTTTATTTAGAAGCGAAGGTGCTAAAGCACAAAGGCGACATGAAGAGGGATTAATAAAAGCAATTTTTCCTTTTGTGTTGAAGCTTAAAATTTTCTGATCATTCAATCCGCAAATGCTTAGCTAAATTGTCAGGCGATAAAAATGATAACAGGGATTAAAAAAATTTGGTAGCACTGTTTGATCGAATATTAAAAACGAATTATTCTAGAAATTCTATTTACACTTAGTTAGCCAATACAAAGTTCTTCTAAGCACAAAATAAATTTGCAGAGCTTCAATTATTATTTAATAATTTTCCAAAACATAATTAAAATCAATATGAAAAAATTAAGAATCAATATTTGTTTATTTGCATTAGCCGGATTGTTTTTGCTTTTTGGCTGTCAGAAGCCTGCTGCAGAAAAGGAGGCTTCAATAGATACCACGGGATCTTTGGACCGAACTATTTTACCAATTAAGGAACCAACCCGTCCGAGTTATTCTGAATTAGATGTCAGAAATGCTACACCTCCTGCAAGATTTGAGGTGAATGCTCCGGAAGGTGCTCCAAATGTCATTGTTATTCTTATTGATGATATGGGCTTTGCTGTTAGTGAAGCGTTTGGCGGTCCTGTTCCAATGCCTTCGGTGGAAAGATTGGGAAATAGCGGATTACGTTATACTCGTTTTCACACCACATCACTTTGTGCACCTACTCGAATGGCTTTGCTTTCCGGATATAATCATCACTCTAACAATATGGGTGTAATTACAGAACTGGCTACAACATATCCGGGATATACGGGTGTGCGCCCGCAAACAATTACACCAATGGCAGAAGTACTAAGACAGAATGGTTATAACACCGGGCAGTTTGGGAAATCACATGAAGTACCACCTTGGGAAATTTCTAATAATGGTCCGCAGGATCGTTGGCCTGCACATTCGGGATTTGAAAAATTTTATGGTTTTCTTGGTGGTGAAACCAATCAATGGGCGCCGTTAATTTATGATGGTGTTACATTAATCGAAACGCCAAAGGATATTAATTATCACTTCACCACTGATATGACAAATCAGGCAATTTCCTGGATAGGAACTCAACATTCACTTCAGCCGGATAAACCATTCTTTATGTATTATGCGCCGGGTGCAACACATGCACCGCATCACGCACCTAAGGAGTGGATTGATAAATTCAAAGGAAAATTTGATGGCGGTTGGGATAAACTACGTGAAGAAACTTTAGCACGTCAAATAAAATTGGGGATAGTGCCTCCGGATACTAAGTTAGCTCCAAAACCAAAGGACATTAAAGATTGGGAAACACTTTCTGCGGATGAGAAGAAATTATTCTCACGCCAAATGGAAGTGTATGCAGGGTTTGCAGCTCAAACAGATTATGAAATAAGCAGATTAATTGATGCGGTGGAAGAATCTGGGGAATTAGACAATACTATTATTATTCTAATTGCCGGGGACAACGGTGCTAGCGCAGAGGGACAAATGAATGGAATGTATTCAGAAATGACATACTTTAATCAAGTACCTGAAACAGTTCCTGAAATGTTAACGCATTATGACGAATGGGGGTCACCAAGTACTTATCCGCATTTCGCAGCCGGTTGGGCAGTTGCTTTAGATGCACCATTTTCATGGACCAAACAAGTAGGTTCTGATTTTGGTGGTACAAGAAATCCTATGGTTATCAGCTGGCCGAAAGGCATTAAAGTACATGGAGAAAATAGAACTCAATTCACGCATGTGATTGATATTGCACCAACAATTTATGAAATCTCCGGAATCCCATCTCCAAAAACGGTAAATGGTATTGATCAAGATCCAATAGAGGGAACAAGCTTAGCTTATTCTTTTAATGATGGTAATGCACCAGAAAAACACACTGTGCAATATTTTGAAATGTTTGGCAACAGAGGAATTTATGAGAATGGTTGGTTTGCAAGAACAATCCATCGTGCTCCCTGGCAGTTTAAACCGGATCATACATTAGCAGAAGATGTTTGGGAATTATATAATACTCTTGCTGATTATAGTCTTTCTAATAATGTTGCTGCGCAAAATCCGGATAAATTAAAAGAAATGCAAAACCTGTTTATGCAGCAGGCTGAATTATACCATGTACTCCCAATTGATGATAGATCATTGGAAAGAATGAATGCAGAATTAGTGGGCCGACCTACAGTGCTTGGCAACAGAACATCTGTAACTTATGTGGAAGGAATGAGAGGTTTAGGAACAGATATATTTATTGATTTGCGAAATAAGGGTTATGTGATGACTGCCGAAGTAGAAGTTGAAGCGAATGCCAATGGTGTTATGGTTTGTCAAGGCGGCAGATTTGGTGGGTTAACATTTTACATTAAATCCGGTAAGCCTGCATTTAGTTATAATTACCTTGGATTGGAAACAACAGATATAATTGCAAATCAAACATTGAAGCCAGGTAAGAATACAATCGTGTATAATTTTGATTATGCCGGTGGTGGCCAGGGAAAAGGTGGTACAGGAACAATTAGTATTAACGGAGTGAAAGTAGCGGAGGGAAGTTTAACCCGCACGCAACCCGGAATATATTCAGTGGATGATTTGGCAGATATAGGAATGGATGAAGGTACCTGGGTAGCCAATTACGGATCCACAGATAAGTTTAGTGGTAAGATTAATCACGTTACAATTGAGATGAAGAAATAGAAACAGAATATTAAATTTAGATTTTAATCTTATAAAGAACGGGTTCTCAATTTTTCAAGACTCGTTTTTTTTATGAATACAATTTGGATAAAATATTCATTTAAATTATTGACAAAAAAAAGATTCTGTAGTGATGATACAGAATCTTTTTTTATAATAGAGTTGAATTAGCTATTTCGCATAAGAGATTGCTCGGGTCTCTCTGATCACGGTAACTTTAATATGTCCGGGATACTGCATTTCATCTTGTATTTTTTGTGCTATCGCAAATGATAGATCTTCTGATTTTTTATCATCTACTTTATCTGCTTCTACAATTACTCGCAATTCTCTACCCGCCTGAATTGCAAATACTTTTTCTACACCATCGTATGCCAAAGCCAAAGTTTCCATTTCTTTAATACGTTTCAGATAACTTTCTAATATCTCACGTCTTGCCCCTGGTCTTGCTCCGCTGATTGCATCACAAGCTTGAACAATCGGGGAAATTACATACGTCATTTCTAATTCATCGTGATGCGCACCCACTGCATTTACAATGGCTGGATTCTCACCATATTTTTCACAAAGTTTTGCGCCGAGCAATGCATGTGATAATTCACTTTCTTCTTCAGGCACTTTCCCAATATCGTGTAATAAACCTGCTCGTTTTGCTATCTTCGGATTCAAACCCATTTCAGCCGCCATCACTGCGCAAAGGTTTGCTACTTCCTTGCTGTGCATTAATAAGTTTTGACCATAAGAAGAACGGAAACGCATACGACCTACAATTCTTACAAGCTCAGTATGTAATCCACTAATGCCTAATTCAATTACTGTGCGTTCGCCAATTTCAACAATATGTTCATCCAATTGCTTTTTTGTTTTTGCAACAATTTCTTCAATACGTGCCGGGTGAATTCTTCCATCTGCAACCAAACGTTGTAAAGACAATCTCGCTATTTCACGACGCACCGGATCAAAGCCGGAGATGATAATTGTTTCCGGTGTATCATCCACAATTAATTCTACTCCCGTTGCTGCTTCTAATGCACGAATATTTCTTCCTTCACGTCCAATGATCTGTCCTTTTTGATCATCACTGTCAAGATTAAAAACAGATACAGTATTTTCAATGGTTTGTTCTGCTGCTGTGCGCTGAATAGTTTGAAGAATAATTTTTTTAGATTCTTTATTTGCTTTCAGCTTAGCCTCTTCAATAATTTCTTTTACATATGCCATCGCTTTATTGCGGGCTTCATCTTTCAATGTTTCAATTAATTGAGTCTTTGCTTCTTCTGCTGTCAACTGCGCTATTTGTTCTAATTTGCTTACATGCTCGGTATAAGCTTTATCCATTTCTTGTTTGCGGATATTTACCAATTCCAATTGTCTGCTTAAATTATTGCGCACATTTTCAGTTTCAGCTTCTTTCTTTTTATAATTTTCTTTCTCCTGCGCCAATTGATTTTCCCGATTGCGCATGCGAGCTTCCTGCTCTTCTAATTTACCCACTTTTTCACGACGTTCCTGTTCCACCTCAGCTTTCATTTGCAGAAATTTTTCTTTGGCTTCCAGTATTCTATCTTTCTTAATACCTTCAGATTCAGTAATCGCTTTTTGTTTTATTAATTCAGATTCTTTGCGAGCACTTGCAATTAAATCATCTGTTTCCTTACGCACAATTTCTCTTTCCTTCTTGTTAGGAGCAAATAGAAATTTTCCAATAATTAAACCGATTATTATGCCTGTGGCTGCACCGATTCCTATAGCCATGTAATCCATATGTTTAGAATTTATAGTGATAGACTGCAGCTATTGCGCACACATAAGAGGGAGAGAATTTATAGCCGGTATGGTAAAAAATTAATCCAGTGCTTTAGTAAGCATTGTATCCATACGGGCAATATCATTTAGGATTTCGGAGTCAACATGCTGATGATTAGAATGAACTGCTTGATTTTCGACCGAAAGTGTTAATGCACACATCGCCAAATAATCCTGTTTATCTTTTCCTGCAAATTGCTCCTGTAATTCTTTCACTTTATCCGATATATTTTTTGCTGCCTTTCTGACAACCTCTTCTTCTGTAGGCTTCACTTTAAGCCTGTAAGGTCTGTCGCAGATTTGCACGTTAATATTTATCAGGGTGTTGTTCTCGCTCATCTTCAATGCGTAATAGCCGTTTCGTCAAAATTGGCAACTAAATTAAGAATTTTATTTAATTGGTATCCACATGTTATGTAGTAGCAGGGATAGATAACTAATTATTCAGCAATTCAATACAGCGGTCAATTTCCCGTATAAATTCATTGATCTGTTGTTTCACCGCAGTTTTATCCTTTGTTTCAACACTACCGGACAAGCTGTTGGCAGTTTTCATCACATTGAGTTGTCGTTGGAGCTCTGCCAATTGCATATTTTTTTCTGCAAGTGCCTGACGCAATGCATCTAATTGATTTTTATTTATTTCATATTCACTTTTCAGTACTGTATGATTGCGGATTAATCGTTCCAATCCGGATTTAAGTGAAGATATATTTTCTTTCAGGTTATTCATTACTTGCGAATTATTGCATTAAGTTCAGTTTCATATCGCTTCATCATAGATTGCATGATTGCATCAATGGTGGTATCAGTTAAAGTTTGTTCATCATCCCTAAAGGTAAGTCCGAGTGCATAGGATTTTTTGCCTTCCAGATTTTTACCTTCATATACATCGAATAAAATTACATCACGCAACACATTTTTTCCTTCTTTATCGGCAACTTCTTTTACCATGCTAAAAGTTATTTCAGGATTCAGTATCAAAGCAAGGTCACGACGCACTTCCGGATAACGTGGTATTTCCACAAAATCGGGTGCAGTTATTCTGCTGTTTTCTAAAATTATATTCCAATCGAGTTCGGCATACCAAACCGGTGTTTTAATATCAAAAGCATCGGTAAGGGATTTATTTACCAATCCATAAATACCCGCTTGTTGTTTATTTACAATTATTCCATTTCCATATTCAAAGATTGCATTATTGGAAAGTGCTTTTTCAGTAAATGCAATTTTTTGATGTGTATAGATTTGATGAATATATTTTTTTAATTCGAAGAAATCTGTTTGCTGTTGTTTTGTGCGCCATGATTCTTCATTGGCAAATCCGGTGAGATATAAAACAAAAATTTCTTTCTCATCAAATCCATTATTGGTCTTAAAAAATGTTTTACCAAATTCGTAAAACTTCAAATTTTGCTGTTTGCGGTTGATATTATATTGTATCACTTCTAACCCGCTGAAAATATGTGTTTGTCGCAAACAATCTAATTCATTGTTTAATGAATTTTTTAATAGCACCATACTTTTTTCCAAGGTGGGAGCAAAATTCAAAATGTACTTGGAACGGCTGATAGAGTTCGTAAATATTTCATAAAAACCCAAAGCCGACATACGTTTACCCGTATTAAGACGCAACTGTTCTTTATCCGGTGAAGGTCGTAATGTAAATGGTATGCGAATGGATTCCGGTACAGGTGTATTATTGTATCCGTATAATCTCAATACTTCTTCAATCAAATCAATTTCACGGGTTACATCATTTTTATAAGAAGGCACTTCTACATCAATGCCTGTTTCATTGTTTGCGATTATTTGAATATGAATTGCCTGTAATATTTCCTGTACTTCCTTATTCTCAATTTTAAAAGCAATAAAATCTTCCAGTCTTTTATAGCGCAATCGAATTTTAAAAGGAGCAACAGGTTTGGGATAAATATCAAAAATATCAGAAGCAATTTTTCCACCAGCAATTTCTAAAATTAATGATGCAGCAAGATGTAATGCCCGAAGTGTTATTTCCGGATCTGTGCCTTTTATAAATCGTGATGATGCATCTGTTTTAATATTATGTATCCGTTCTGACTTTGCTATACTTTTCGCATTAAAACATGCGCTTTCTAAAAATACTGAAGTAGTATTTTCAGTAACACCCGAATGTAATCCACCTAAAACACCGGCGATACACATGGGCTCTTCTGCATTGCAAATCATTAAATCATTTGCAGAAAGTTTTCTTTCTTTTTCATCTAATGTGATGAAAGAAATTCCTTCAGGTAATGTTTTTACAATTATTGAATCTCCTGTAATTGCGTTTGCATCGAATGCATGCATTGGTTGGCCTAAACCATGAAGCACATAATTTGTGATATCTACAATATTATTAATGCTGCGCAAGCCAAGTGAATTCAATTTATTTTTTATCCATTGCGGAGAATCTCCAACTATCACATCTTGAATTAATACACCTGAATAGCGAATGCATTTTTCAGTATCTTCTACTAACACTTTGAAATTTGAATTCACTGCAGGCTGAATTTTTTTATTCATCCATTCAGTTTTCAAATCAACAGATTCTATATTTCGGATTTGTAAAGCTGCTTTTAATTCTCTTGCTACACCATAATGTGAAAATGCATCTGCATGATTTGCTGTTAAACCGATTTCAAAAATAAAATCAGAATACACATCAAAATAATCTTTCAGAGGCGAGCCGATAACTGCATTATCCGGAAGAATAAATAAACCATCATGACTGGTTCCCAATCCTATTTCATCCTCAGCGCATAACATTCCTTCGCTGCTCACACCACGAATTTTTGCTTTGCGTATTTCAAATGATTCGGCATTTGTTGGGTATAAAGTGGTTCCTACTTTTGCAAAAATTACTTTTTGTCCTGGTTTTACATTTGGAGCTCCACAAACCACTTGCACTGTAGTTTCACTTCCATAATTTATTTGTGTTACCTGTAATCTGTCGGCATCAGGGTGTTTTTCAATTGATTCTACATAGCCTACCACTAATCCAATCAGTCCGCCTTTCACAGATTCATATTGTGTAACACTTTCTGTTTCTAATCCTATGTCTGTTAAAAGTGCAGAGGCTTCTTCCACAGATATTTTTGTTGGAAGTATTTCCTGCAGCCAGTTCCACGATATTTTCATCTCCGGCAAATTTAATTGAAATGTACAAGGTCATTATATCTAATCATGAAATAAAATAATAGTAAAAGAAGAATTTGCAAGTACTTTAAACACTTTGCTAACCAATCATTTAAAATTGAATACAATAACTACATTTAGTTTTACAGCCGAATTAAATAATTTCTCAAATTGAATTTATGATTACTAAAAAGACTTACCACATAATTTTAATCTCATGTATTTTATTTCTCAGTCATTCTTTATTAGCACAGGAATTAGATTCACTCGAATATAAACCTTCATTAAAAGTGAAAGCTTTAATTCAAACAAGATATGAAAGTACACTCACGGATAATGTCAATTTCTCAAATCAAATTAATCCCGATGCGGTAAATAATAATTTCAGAATAAGAAGAGCAGAGATACGCACTGATTATTCTTTTAATCCAAATCTGAAAGGTGTAATTCGTGTGCAGATTCCTGCTTTAAAAAGTAGTGCACCGGGAACATTTCTGGAATTGGCATATATAGAATGGAGGTTTAAGGAAGCATTTGTAATAACAGCAGGTCAATTTAAAGTGCCCTTTGACTTGGATGAATTGACTTCGCATACTGATTTGCGTATGATTGATCGTGGAACTACAAGCAGTTTAATAAGTGCAAATAGTCAGGCTTCTTATCAACCGGGAATAATGATTACCGGAAGTTTTAATAATGAGAGGCCAGTGTTGAATTATTATTTTGCAATTCAAAACGGCAGCAACAGAGCAGTGAATTTTGATATAGATAATAAGAAAAATGTAACTGCAAGGTTGGAGTATTTTTTATATAAAGAATTGCGATTGGGAGGCAATGTGCAATTAGTTGGATTAAATGAGGATAATGCTTTGGGTTTTGGAGGAGACATTTCATTGCAAAAAAGATTGAACACAAAAAATCTTTTAATTGCTGAAGCATCTTATTCGCAAGGTGTGAATTCAAGTATTTACTTAAATGATACTGCTGCAATAAAAGAATTAGATAATTATATGCTGAATGGATATTTTGGTCAATTGGTTTGGAAAACAGATATCATGAAAAAGTGGTGTCGCACATTTGAATTAGGCGGGAAATATGAATTGACAGATCCATTATTGGAAATAAATCAAAATGCGTTTTCTGTAATCACAGGCATAATTGGATTTAATTTTTTACCCAATAATACAGCACGATTACAATTGCAAATAGAAAATTTTATTTTTGAAAAAGAGATTCCGGGAGTAACAAAAAATTTTACACGATTTGTAACACAATTTCAATTATATATTTAGATTTAATCAACCACATTTATAGATGATGATTGCAATACTACTTTGTTGGATGCTGTAAACGTATTTACAAAAGCGACCACAGAAACATTGGTATCATTCCAATTATCCGGCAATGCCATTGAAAATTCTTTTTCAAAAACACGACCCGGAATTAATTCTGCATTTAATATTACACCTGTGGTTGGCGTCATCATATCACGCAGTACATGATTATGTTCGTAGTCATAATTTATTCCCGACAAAGTTTCCTGTAAATCAATGATATGATCTTCCAATAACATAATACTTAAATGATTTTCATCAGTAACTGTTCCGGTATAAACAACTTTTACAGTAACATTTAATTGACGTGAATCGGCATCGTATTCCTTTGCCATATATAAATTACACAAAGTGGGTTCATCTAATCTATCTTCCACAAAAATTTGATAATTGGAAATTAATAAAGTGGTAAGATTTCCTGTACCTGCAAAATCATATCTGTCAATAACGCCAGCAGGCCAGCCAAACGCAGGTCCGAGGTATGCATTCAATTCATTTGCTTCAGGTATCACATAATCTTCATTACTTTCCGGGTAAGGTCCTGCAAAATAATTATGTTCTGCAATAACAATAATTCGATCCGGATATAAATTCTGAAGCTCAGTAGTTTTATCATGAGCTGTCGGGCAATTCACACATTGCACACCGGTAAAATCTTCAAACAGTACCACTCGTTGTTGTGGCGTTTCAATTAACGGCTGTACATAAGTAGTATCCGTAAGTGATGTATCCACAGGAGTAAAATCAATTGCTGGTCCTATTTCAGTGCAAGCTTGTAAAATAAAAATACTACAAGCAAAACAAATGATTTGAATATTATTTTTCATAATTCCGAATTAAAAGTTAGTAAGGATTCCAAATTTATATCCGCTAAATGCAGGTTCATATCTGCACACGCCACCGGTACAAACAATACCTTCTGTTTGTTTAACATAGCTTAAAGAAAATCGTGATGCCTTATAAGTATAAACTGCTGCCAACATCGGATAATGCAATGCATCTACTGTTTTCAAAGGTTTGTAATTCCACATATCACTTGCAGTAAACGACCATTGCGGGGCAATATTAAATTCAAGTAAAGCAAATATCCAACTGCCATAATCATGATCATTATATTGATATTGTGCCTCAATACGCAACGATTTTTTTCTGTCTAATTTATAAGTGAATTCAGCAAATGGTGTAATGGGTTCCACCATTGGTGCATTTGGTTTAAACTCAAAAACTTCTTGATTATATTGAATATACTGTGCACCAATAAGTAGCTTATATTTTTGACGGCGCATTTCATAGTCAGCATAAATTTCTCGGAACAACAACGTATCAGCATTAAATGTCTGCGAATAATTTACCCCGAGAGTATTTCCTTTTGAAGGAGTGTAGGTAACATTAAATTGAAATGCATTTTCACCCAACTCTTGAGCAACGGCTTGATATCTTGCAGTAAGTCGTGTGGAATTTTGACGAGACATAGCAGGGAGATAATCCAAAATGCCATCTAGCAATACTTCATTTGGGGAAACACGCATTGCCCAATCCTGCACTTTGCGAAATTGCCCGGTAATACCAAATCCTTTTACTGAATAAGAAAGTGCTGTGAATGCAGCATAGCCATTTGCATTAAATAAATTGCCATCGGTTGCACGAACAGCTTCTTCACTTTTAAAAGCTAATTCAAGATTCCATGCAATGTTTTTTACATTTAAAGTATGATAGTAAGAACCCGCATACATATTATATGCAGGAACAAATCTTTCTTCAACTGGATAACTATTTATGGTTGAAACAATCGTATTCATATTATCCTGATCCAGTGTTCGGTTTAAAATAGAAACACCGGGAACAAAATTTACAGTTCCGTTTCCAAAGGTGTATTCTGCAGTTCCTCCTTTTATTACAGGTTTATAAGTAGAGAATAAATCTTTTTGCTGTCCGGCAAATGCTTTCAATGTAAGATTCGTTGTTAATTGATATTCCAATTGCAATCCGAATAATGCATTATCAATTCCAAGCGGACGTTCTTCATAACTTCTGAAAATAAGTCCATTCGCAATTTGATCGTATAAGTATCCACCACTTATGGTAAGGTTATCTAATTTCTTTTTTACATACCAGCGGCCAATACCTTGAGCTGTGTAAGGTGTGCCCGGATTATGCAGATTTGAGTTATTAAAAACATCCAAACGTATTCCTGCTTCAAAGCCCTGATCCTGATTTTGATAATATACATTTAACCAACCATTTACCCCAGTTAAAAGATTGTCGTAATGTGGTGTGCCGTACGCACCAATTAAAGAGTCACGCTGATAAAATTCAACATTAGATTCAAAATCTCCACTCAATTGCCCCTGCGCATTTACTAAAGTTTGATGGATGCATAGTATACATATAATACAATAGTATCTCTTCATATCTTGTATTGTTAGATGTGCCAAAGATATATTCTTGATCCTAATTTATCATTGAAGTTTGTGGATGTGAGTTGATTTTACATTCAGAATTGAGTAAAAGAATTGGTTTGCATGGCATAATTGTTGGCAAGAGGTAATATCTTTGAACACTTAAAATTATACAATGAAGTTTTTAACCACCTTACTGATTTTTATTCTCGGCAGCCAAATAGTTTTTTCGCAAGATAAATTACCCTCTCTTGAATTATTTGATATTGATGGCAATAAAATAAATGTTGCCACTTATGGTGAAAATGGAAAAATTACAGTTTTTAATTTCTGGGCTACTTGGTGTACTCCTTGTAAAAAAGAGTTGAATAACATTGCAGACTTATATGAAGATTGGCAAGCAGATTATAATGTTGAAATAATTGCAGTATCAATTGACGATTCAA is a genomic window of Bacteroidota bacterium containing:
- a CDS encoding arylsulfatase; this translates as MKKLRINICLFALAGLFLLFGCQKPAAEKEASIDTTGSLDRTILPIKEPTRPSYSELDVRNATPPARFEVNAPEGAPNVIVILIDDMGFAVSEAFGGPVPMPSVERLGNSGLRYTRFHTTSLCAPTRMALLSGYNHHSNNMGVITELATTYPGYTGVRPQTITPMAEVLRQNGYNTGQFGKSHEVPPWEISNNGPQDRWPAHSGFEKFYGFLGGETNQWAPLIYDGVTLIETPKDINYHFTTDMTNQAISWIGTQHSLQPDKPFFMYYAPGATHAPHHAPKEWIDKFKGKFDGGWDKLREETLARQIKLGIVPPDTKLAPKPKDIKDWETLSADEKKLFSRQMEVYAGFAAQTDYEISRLIDAVEESGELDNTIIILIAGDNGASAEGQMNGMYSEMTYFNQVPETVPEMLTHYDEWGSPSTYPHFAAGWAVALDAPFSWTKQVGSDFGGTRNPMVISWPKGIKVHGENRTQFTHVIDIAPTIYEISGIPSPKTVNGIDQDPIEGTSLAYSFNDGNAPEKHTVQYFEMFGNRGIYENGWFARTIHRAPWQFKPDHTLAEDVWELYNTLADYSLSNNVAAQNPDKLKEMQNLFMQQAELYHVLPIDDRSLERMNAELVGRPTVLGNRTSVTYVEGMRGLGTDIFIDLRNKGYVMTAEVEVEANANGVMVCQGGRFGGLTFYIKSGKPAFSYNYLGLETTDIIANQTLKPGKNTIVYNFDYAGGGQGKGGTGTISINGVKVAEGSLTRTQPGIYSVDDLADIGMDEGTWVANYGSTDKFSGKINHVTIEMKK
- the rny gene encoding ribonuclease Y; the encoded protein is MDYMAIGIGAATGIIIGLIIGKFLFAPNKKEREIVRKETDDLIASARKESELIKQKAITESEGIKKDRILEAKEKFLQMKAEVEQERREKVGKLEEQEARMRNRENQLAQEKENYKKKEAETENVRNNLSRQLELVNIRKQEMDKAYTEHVSKLEQIAQLTAEEAKTQLIETLKDEARNKAMAYVKEIIEEAKLKANKESKKIILQTIQRTAAEQTIENTVSVFNLDSDDQKGQIIGREGRNIRALEAATGVELIVDDTPETIIISGFDPVRREIARLSLQRLVADGRIHPARIEEIVAKTKKQLDEHIVEIGERTVIELGISGLHTELVRIVGRMRFRSSYGQNLLMHSKEVANLCAVMAAEMGLNPKIAKRAGLLHDIGKVPEEESELSHALLGAKLCEKYGENPAIVNAVGAHHDELEMTYVISPIVQACDAISGARPGARREILESYLKRIKEMETLALAYDGVEKVFAIQAGRELRVIVEADKVDDKKSEDLSFAIAQKIQDEMQYPGHIKVTVIRETRAISYAK
- a CDS encoding cell division protein ZapA, with amino-acid sequence MSENNTLININVQICDRPYRLKVKPTEEEVVRKAAKNISDKVKELQEQFAGKDKQDYLAMCALTLSVENQAVHSNHQHVDSEILNDIARMDTMLTKALD
- a CDS encoding phenylalanine--tRNA ligase subunit beta; protein product: MKISWNWLQEILPTKISVEEASALLTDIGLETESVTQYESVKGGLIGLVVGYVESIEKHPDADRLQVTQINYGSETTVQVVCGAPNVKPGQKVIFAKVGTTLYPTNAESFEIRKAKIRGVSSEGMLCAEDEIGLGTSHDGLFILPDNAVIGSPLKDYFDVYSDFIFEIGLTANHADAFSHYGVARELKAALQIRNIESVDLKTEWMNKKIQPAVNSNFKVLVEDTEKCIRYSGVLIQDVIVGDSPQWIKNKLNSLGLRSINNIVDITNYVLHGLGQPMHAFDANAITGDSIIVKTLPEGISFITLDEKERKLSANDLMICNAEEPMCIAGVLGGLHSGVTENTTSVFLESACFNAKSIAKSERIHNIKTDASSRFIKGTDPEITLRALHLAASLILEIAGGKIASDIFDIYPKPVAPFKIRLRYKRLEDFIAFKIENKEVQEILQAIHIQIIANNETGIDVEVPSYKNDVTREIDLIEEVLRLYGYNNTPVPESIRIPFTLRPSPDKEQLRLNTGKRMSALGFYEIFTNSISRSKYILNFAPTLEKSMVLLKNSLNNELDCLRQTHIFSGLEVIQYNINRKQQNLKFYEFGKTFFKTNNGFDEKEIFVLYLTGFANEESWRTKQQQTDFFELKKYIHQIYTHQKIAFTEKALSNNAIFEYGNGIIVNKQQAGIYGLVNKSLTDAFDIKTPVWYAELDWNIILENSRITAPDFVEIPRYPEVRRDLALILNPEITFSMVKEVADKEGKNVLRDVILFDVYEGKNLEGKKSYALGLTFRDDEQTLTDTTIDAIMQSMMKRYETELNAIIRK
- a CDS encoding Omp28-related outer membrane protein, with the translated sequence MKNNIQIICFACSIFILQACTEIGPAIDFTPVDTSLTDTTYVQPLIETPQQRVVLFEDFTGVQCVNCPTAHDKTTELQNLYPDRIIVIAEHNYFAGPYPESNEDYVIPEANELNAYLGPAFGWPAGVIDRYDFAGTGNLTTLLISNYQIFVEDRLDEPTLCNLYMAKEYDADSRQLNVTVKVVYTGTVTDENHLSIMLLEDHIIDLQETLSGINYDYEHNHVLRDMMTPTTGVILNAELIPGRVFEKEFSMALPDNWNDTNVSVVAFVNTFTASNKVVLQSSSINVVD
- a CDS encoding TlpA family protein disulfide reductase; the encoded protein is MKFLTTLLIFILGSQIVFSQDKLPSLELFDIDGNKINVATYGENGKITVFNFWATWCTPCKKELNNIADLYEDWQADYNVEIIAVSIDDSKTTANVKSYVNGQSWDYSVLLDVNKDLHRMLNGQTVPFTVIVDQNGVIIEKRSGYIEGDEYILEDMLKELSEKSNK